One window from the genome of Mucilaginibacter ginsenosidivorans encodes:
- a CDS encoding RrF2 family transcriptional regulator, which translates to MLSKKTKYAIKALVILGKNADKPPMQISKIAEEERIPKKFLEQILLDLRNAGFLYSKKGAGGGYSLNKDPKDIYLVSIMRITDGPIAMVPCASLNFYHKCEECKSETTCGIRDVFVEVRDATLKILTETSIADVIARENTLINV; encoded by the coding sequence ATGTTATCGAAAAAGACTAAGTATGCCATTAAGGCCCTGGTGATACTGGGGAAAAATGCAGATAAACCACCGATGCAGATCTCCAAGATCGCTGAAGAAGAACGTATCCCCAAGAAGTTTCTTGAACAAATATTGCTCGATCTTCGAAATGCAGGTTTCCTGTATAGCAAGAAAGGTGCGGGCGGCGGCTACAGCCTCAATAAAGATCCAAAAGATATTTACCTGGTGAGTATTATGCGCATAACCGACGGGCCTATTGCCATGGTTCCCTGTGCAAGTCTTAACTTTTACCACAAATGCGAGGAATGCAAGTCTGAAACGACCTGCGGAATTCGTGACGTATTTGTCGAGGTAAGGGACGCCACGTTGAAAATACTCACCGAGACCAGCATAGCGGACGTTATAGCCCGCGAGAACACGCTGATCAACGTTTAA
- a CDS encoding HEPN domain-containing protein: MQSFRTELENPVVEKDIIDLEKKIRAFREGKIHDEKFRSLRLARGIYGQRQPGVQMVRIKLPFGKVTFKQLLRIADVSDEYASHNLHLTTRQDIQIHYVSLERTPQLWADLERDDVTLREACGNTVRNITASPAAGIDPKEPFDVSPYAQATFEFFLRNPICQEMGRKFKISFSSSDDDTAYSYIHDIGLIPKINEKGERGFKVLLGGGLGAQPLLASIVEDFLPEDQLIPYIESVIRVFDRYGERNNRNKARLKYVIQKLGLDEVLRLAKEERIANKVKTYPINRNGVDEPVIPEPVLIPEVTIDNPLRYEMWLTTNAFKQKQEGFYGVYVKVTTGDIPTDKARKFIEAIRPYVADEIRVTQNQGLLLKYVRKDALPALYAALTELDMSAPGFDSVADVTTCPGTDTCNLGISNSMTFARVLEDLIYTEYEEFVYNRDIKIKISGCMNSCGQHGLAHIGFHGSSLKAGLKVLPSMQVLLGGGTVGDGVGRAADKVIKVPAKRATDVLRWVLNDYKANSVENEPFHNYYDRLGKDYFYQLLKPLADLTTLKDEEFVDWGHEETFATAIGVGECAGVVIDLVATLLYEADEKKGWADESFANGAWADAIYHAYNVMISSAKALLLDKNINSGSQAGIIKEFDAQYVEKGEFTLDGTFSDLVLQINKNEPSEEFARTYLAAANGFLSTVKVKREALVQS, encoded by the coding sequence ATGCAAAGTTTCCGTACTGAACTGGAAAACCCTGTAGTGGAAAAGGATATTATCGACCTTGAGAAAAAGATCAGGGCTTTTCGCGAAGGTAAGATACACGACGAGAAATTTCGGAGCCTGCGCCTGGCACGCGGCATATACGGCCAGCGCCAGCCGGGGGTGCAAATGGTGCGCATAAAGCTGCCCTTTGGCAAAGTTACTTTTAAACAGTTGCTGCGCATTGCCGATGTTTCGGACGAATATGCAAGCCACAACCTGCACTTAACTACCCGGCAGGATATACAGATACATTATGTAAGCCTTGAGCGTACCCCGCAATTATGGGCCGACCTGGAGCGTGATGATGTTACCCTGCGCGAAGCTTGCGGAAATACCGTCCGTAATATTACCGCCTCCCCCGCTGCAGGTATCGATCCTAAAGAACCATTTGATGTTTCGCCTTATGCACAGGCAACTTTCGAATTTTTCCTGCGCAATCCTATTTGCCAGGAAATGGGGCGGAAATTCAAGATATCGTTTTCGTCAAGCGATGACGATACGGCATATTCCTATATACATGATATTGGCCTTATACCTAAGATCAATGAAAAAGGGGAACGCGGTTTTAAAGTTTTATTAGGAGGCGGCCTTGGCGCTCAGCCCCTGCTGGCAAGTATTGTTGAAGATTTTTTGCCCGAGGATCAGCTGATACCTTATATTGAATCGGTTATCCGCGTGTTCGACCGTTACGGCGAAAGGAACAACCGCAATAAAGCACGTTTGAAATATGTGATCCAGAAACTTGGTTTGGACGAAGTTCTGCGCCTGGCGAAAGAAGAAAGGATCGCCAATAAAGTAAAAACTTACCCTATCAACCGTAATGGTGTAGATGAGCCGGTTATACCCGAGCCGGTATTGATACCGGAAGTAACTATCGATAATCCTTTGCGGTACGAAATGTGGCTGACTACTAATGCTTTCAAGCAAAAGCAGGAAGGATTTTATGGCGTATATGTAAAGGTTACTACGGGCGATATACCTACCGACAAAGCGCGTAAATTTATTGAAGCGATCCGCCCTTACGTGGCTGATGAAATACGGGTAACCCAAAACCAGGGTTTGCTTTTGAAGTATGTAAGAAAAGACGCGTTACCCGCTTTGTATGCCGCCCTTACCGAACTGGACATGTCGGCCCCCGGCTTTGACAGTGTTGCCGATGTAACTACCTGCCCCGGCACCGATACCTGCAACCTGGGTATCTCCAACAGTATGACTTTTGCTCGTGTACTGGAAGATCTGATCTATACCGAGTACGAAGAATTTGTTTACAACCGCGATATTAAAATAAAGATAAGCGGCTGTATGAATTCATGCGGTCAACACGGTTTAGCACATATAGGTTTTCATGGCAGCTCGTTAAAAGCGGGTCTTAAAGTATTGCCGTCAATGCAGGTATTGCTGGGTGGCGGAACGGTGGGCGACGGTGTTGGCCGGGCAGCTGACAAAGTGATCAAAGTTCCGGCTAAGCGCGCTACTGATGTATTGAGATGGGTATTGAACGACTATAAGGCTAACTCGGTAGAGAACGAACCCTTTCATAATTATTATGACCGGCTTGGTAAAGATTATTTCTACCAGTTGCTGAAACCGCTGGCCGACCTGACCACGCTAAAAGACGAAGAGTTTGTCGATTGGGGCCACGAAGAAACATTTGCCACAGCCATAGGTGTTGGCGAGTGCGCCGGTGTTGTTATCGATCTGGTTGCTACCCTCCTGTACGAAGCTGATGAGAAAAAAGGCTGGGCGGATGAGTCATTTGCCAACGGAGCCTGGGCCGATGCCATCTATCACGCCTATAATGTGATGATAAGTTCGGCAAAAGCTTTACTGCTCGATAAAAATATCAATAGCGGCTCCCAGGCCGGTATTATAAAAGAATTTGATGCGCAGTATGTTGAAAAAGGTGAATTTACCCTCGACGGTACATTTAGCGACCTTGTGCTGCAGATCAATAAGAACGAACCTTCAGAAGAGTTCGCCCGTACATACCTGGCCGCGGCGAACGGCTTTTTAAGTACGGTTAAAGTTAAAAGAGAGGCATTGGTACAGTCATGA
- the cobA gene encoding uroporphyrinogen-III C-methyltransferase gives MIDTKTKKEIKEPRITLVGAGPGDAELITIKGIKALKTADVVLYDALVNEELLEFAPEHATKVYVGKRSGDHSHSQESINKLMIDYALNYGHVVRLKGGDPFVFGRGYEELDHAASYSIPAEVIPGISSSIGVPGLQQIPVTHRGLSESFWVVTGTTMDGQVSADLYDAAKTKATVVVLMGLRKLAEIVKIYRAEGKNRLPVAVIQSGSTENEKVAIGVVDTIVELVEEKKIKSPALIVIGEVVSLHPQFQPIREFYEIIAQE, from the coding sequence ATGATAGATACTAAAACAAAAAAGGAAATTAAAGAGCCGCGTATTACACTTGTCGGCGCGGGTCCCGGTGATGCCGAGCTCATCACCATCAAAGGTATCAAAGCCTTGAAAACTGCCGACGTAGTGTTGTACGATGCCCTGGTAAATGAAGAATTGCTGGAGTTCGCCCCGGAACATGCTACTAAAGTTTATGTAGGGAAACGCTCCGGCGATCATTCACACTCGCAGGAATCTATCAACAAATTAATGATCGACTATGCCCTAAACTATGGCCATGTTGTACGCTTAAAAGGCGGCGATCCATTCGTATTCGGTCGTGGTTACGAAGAGCTGGATCATGCAGCTTCCTATAGTATCCCTGCTGAAGTTATACCGGGTATCTCAAGCTCTATCGGTGTACCCGGTTTGCAGCAAATACCCGTTACCCACCGTGGGCTAAGTGAAAGTTTCTGGGTAGTCACCGGCACCACGATGGACGGCCAGGTATCAGCCGACCTGTATGACGCGGCCAAAACCAAGGCAACAGTTGTGGTGCTGATGGGGTTGCGCAAATTAGCCGAAATAGTAAAAATATACCGGGCCGAAGGTAAAAACCGTTTACCAGTCGCAGTGATACAAAGCGGCTCGACGGAAAATGAAAAAGTTGCCATCGGTGTTGTCGATACGATCGTGGAGTTGGTTGAAGAGAAAAAGATAAAATCGCCTGCCTTAATAGTTATTGGTGAAGTAGTTTCGCTTCACCCGCAATTTCAGCCCATCAGGGAATTTTATGAGATCATCGCCCAGGAATAA
- a CDS encoding TSUP family transporter: MRSSPRNNGSATIQYEKTEGNQLFPVFLKLNNLHTVLIGAGNVGLEKLTAIVSNSPSARVTVIANNFLPEVHALASAYNGVKIIQKAFADTDLDKADIVIAATNDTELNTYIRESAHERKLLVNVADKPDLCDFYLGSIVQKGDLKLAISTNGKSPTVAKRLREVLDESLPGELDITLQQMSELRNSLSGDFAYKVKTLNEVTAVLVDKKAEINKKGLIWLIWGTLVLAIAITFYALWSKDADFRTYVEHIDHRFYYFLGAGFVFALIDGAIGMSYGVTSTTFSLSMGISPAVASMGVHLSEVMSNGIAGWMHYRMGNINWKLFKMLVVWGILGAVMGAYILSSLEEYSKFTKPFISVYTLILGIVILRKAIQVGRKRTGSKIKKINLLGFGGGFIDAVGGGGWGSIVLSTLIAGGRHPRFSLGTVKLSRFFVALMSSITFISMLGGAPWAPVAGLVIGSALASPIAAKISNKLSAKTLMMAVAIIVIVVSVNSITKFLLKVF; encoded by the coding sequence ATGAGATCATCGCCCAGGAATAACGGTTCGGCAACAATCCAGTACGAGAAAACGGAAGGCAATCAATTGTTTCCCGTTTTTTTGAAACTGAACAACCTGCACACAGTGCTGATTGGTGCCGGTAATGTCGGTTTGGAAAAACTGACTGCCATCGTATCCAACAGTCCCTCGGCGCGGGTCACCGTTATTGCAAATAACTTTTTACCCGAGGTACATGCGCTGGCTTCGGCGTATAACGGCGTAAAAATTATTCAAAAGGCATTTGCCGATACCGACCTTGACAAGGCCGATATCGTCATCGCCGCTACAAACGACACCGAATTAAATACCTATATCAGGGAGTCGGCACATGAACGCAAGCTTTTAGTGAACGTTGCTGACAAACCCGATCTGTGTGATTTTTATTTAGGATCTATCGTACAGAAAGGCGACCTGAAACTCGCTATATCTACCAATGGGAAATCGCCAACAGTGGCAAAAAGGCTTAGGGAAGTTTTAGACGAAAGCCTGCCCGGGGAACTGGATATAACCTTACAGCAAATGAGCGAGCTTAGAAATTCCCTTTCCGGTGATTTTGCCTACAAAGTAAAAACTTTGAACGAGGTTACTGCGGTACTGGTTGACAAAAAAGCCGAGATCAATAAGAAAGGTTTGATCTGGTTAATCTGGGGCACATTGGTATTAGCTATCGCAATAACATTTTATGCGCTGTGGTCAAAAGATGCCGATTTCAGGACATATGTGGAGCATATCGACCATAGGTTTTACTATTTCCTTGGCGCCGGCTTTGTCTTCGCATTGATCGATGGGGCAATTGGTATGTCTTATGGTGTTACCTCAACAACCTTCTCGCTGAGCATGGGTATTAGTCCGGCTGTGGCGAGTATGGGGGTGCACTTATCAGAAGTAATGAGTAACGGAATTGCCGGGTGGATGCACTATCGGATGGGTAATATCAACTGGAAACTATTTAAAATGCTTGTTGTCTGGGGAATTCTGGGTGCTGTGATGGGCGCTTATATCCTGTCCTCGCTCGAAGAATATAGCAAATTTACCAAGCCGTTCATTTCAGTTTATACTTTAATATTGGGCATCGTCATATTAAGAAAAGCTATCCAGGTGGGCCGAAAGAGAACAGGGAGCAAAATAAAAAAGATAAATCTATTGGGTTTTGGCGGTGGCTTTATCGACGCCGTTGGCGGTGGCGGCTGGGGTTCAATCGTGTTATCAACGCTTATAGCCGGCGGTCGTCATCCCCGATTTTCGCTGGGTACAGTAAAACTCTCGCGGTTCTTCGTGGCACTCATGAGCTCGATCACATTTATAAGCATGCTTGGCGGAGCGCCCTGGGCACCTGTGGCGGGCCTGGTTATAGGCAGTGCGCTGGCCTCGCCCATAGCAGCAAAAATATCCAATAAGTTATCAGCCAAAACATTAATGATGGCTGTGGCAATTATCGTTATCGTTGTGAGTGTTAACAGCATAACAAAATTTTTATTGAAAGTCTTTTAA
- a CDS encoding phosphoadenylyl-sulfate reductase: MTKLEEIKHELDNMGPVEALALLTNKFPGQIVFSTSFGWEDQVITHMIFTNDLPIKVFTLETGRLFPETYYVWNRTMEMYGKPIHAYYPNNELLEQMVNAKGPSSFYESVENRKECCGIRKVEPLNRALAGNKLWVTGIRAEQSANRQFMGNLEWDEQHNLLKFHPIFDWNLDQVKEYIRIHNVPYNTLHDRGFPSIGCQPCTRAVQPGEDFRAGRWWWEDQSKKECGLHEVSK, encoded by the coding sequence ATGACCAAGTTAGAGGAGATAAAACACGAATTGGACAACATGGGACCGGTTGAGGCCCTGGCTTTGCTGACCAATAAATTTCCCGGGCAGATCGTGTTTTCGACAAGTTTTGGCTGGGAGGACCAGGTGATCACGCATATGATATTTACCAATGATTTACCTATCAAGGTATTTACTTTGGAAACTGGTCGCCTTTTCCCTGAAACCTATTACGTTTGGAACCGGACGATGGAGATGTACGGCAAGCCTATTCATGCCTACTATCCGAATAACGAGCTATTGGAGCAAATGGTGAATGCCAAAGGCCCAAGCAGTTTTTACGAATCGGTTGAGAACCGGAAAGAATGCTGCGGCATACGCAAAGTTGAACCATTGAACCGTGCCCTTGCCGGTAATAAATTGTGGGTAACCGGTATTCGTGCCGAACAATCGGCCAACCGCCAGTTTATGGGTAATTTGGAATGGGACGAACAGCATAATTTGCTTAAATTTCACCCGATTTTCGATTGGAATTTAGACCAGGTAAAAGAATATATAAGGATACATAACGTGCCTTACAATACGCTGCACGACAGGGGTTTTCCGAGCATCGGGTGTCAGCCATGCACAAGGGCCGTTCAGCCGGGAGAAGATTTCCGCGCCGGGCGCTGGTGGTGGGAAGACCAATCAAAAAAAGAGTGCGGCTTGCATGAGGTAAGTAAATAA
- the cysD gene encoding sulfate adenylyltransferase subunit CysD, whose translation MTNKQQLDYLDELEAEAIYILREVAGQFEKPALLFSGGKDSITIVHLALKAFRPGKFPFPLVHIDTGHNFEETIIYRDQMIERIGEKLIVGYVQEDIDAGRAVEQKGKNASRNQLQTVTLLNTINKHQFDACIGGARRDEEKARAKERIFSVRDEFGQWDPKRQRPELWNLYNGKIHKGENVRVFPISNWTELDVWNYIRRENIPLPTIYFAHERDVITRGGQYMAASPFLNMDDEDVVERKNVRFRTVGDMTCTAAVESYAFLIDDIIEEISASRVSERGARMDDKVSEAAMEDRKKGGYF comes from the coding sequence ATGACTAATAAACAGCAGTTGGATTATTTAGACGAATTAGAAGCGGAGGCGATATATATCCTGCGCGAAGTTGCCGGCCAGTTCGAAAAGCCTGCTCTCCTGTTCTCAGGCGGCAAGGATTCTATCACTATTGTGCACCTGGCACTTAAGGCTTTTCGCCCGGGTAAATTTCCTTTTCCGCTGGTACATATCGACACCGGCCACAATTTTGAAGAAACCATTATCTACCGCGACCAAATGATCGAACGTATCGGCGAGAAGCTGATAGTCGGTTACGTGCAGGAAGATATTGATGCCGGCCGCGCGGTTGAACAAAAGGGCAAAAATGCCAGCCGCAATCAATTGCAGACGGTAACCTTGCTTAATACCATCAACAAACACCAATTTGATGCTTGCATTGGTGGTGCACGCAGGGACGAAGAAAAGGCAAGGGCCAAGGAACGTATCTTTTCGGTTCGCGACGAATTTGGCCAGTGGGATCCCAAACGCCAGCGCCCCGAGTTGTGGAACCTTTACAATGGTAAAATTCATAAAGGCGAGAATGTGCGCGTATTCCCTATCAGCAACTGGACGGAACTGGACGTCTGGAACTATATCCGCCGGGAAAACATCCCGCTTCCGACCATCTACTTCGCGCACGAACGCGATGTGATAACCCGCGGCGGGCAGTATATGGCGGCCTCTCCTTTCCTGAATATGGATGACGAGGATGTAGTGGAGCGTAAAAATGTACGCTTCCGTACCGTAGGCGACATGACCTGCACCGCAGCTGTTGAATCCTATGCATTTTTGATAGATGATATTATCGAAGAAATAAGCGCCTCGCGCGTTAGCGAACGCGGCGCGCGTATGGACGATAAAGTGAGCGAAGCCGCCATGGAAGATCGCAAGAAAGGGGGCTACTTTTAA
- a CDS encoding sulfate adenylyltransferase subunit 1, producing MNILKFLTAGSVDDGKSTLIGRLLYDSEAILVDQLEALQRSNRKNDDGTIDLAILTDGLKAEREQGITIDVAYKYFQTEKRKFIIADTPGHIQYTRNMVTGASNSNLAIILIDARKGVIEQTIRHSFLVSLLGLPQVVVAVNKMDMVDFSQEVFDKIVEDYKKLAAKVGLENVTYIPVSALKGDNIVHASARMPWFKGSSLLAHLETVDIPVDTESDHARFPVQWIIRPQTDDLHDYRGYAGRVSSGSFRVDDKITVLPSGFHSTISKIELLDKEPETALAGMSVTLHLKDEIDISRGDILVSSANQPIVSQQIEADLCWMDTKALDPTHTYFIQHNSKVTRCRVREILYKVNINTLEKEFDEDFRLNDIGRIVLKTADPLAFDLFQNNKANGGAILIDSRTNVTVGALMFRANAD from the coding sequence ATGAATATACTAAAATTTTTAACTGCCGGCAGTGTTGATGACGGCAAAAGTACCCTGATAGGACGTTTATTGTACGACAGCGAGGCGATCCTGGTCGATCAGTTAGAAGCGTTGCAACGCTCCAATCGTAAAAACGACGATGGAACGATCGACCTGGCTATCTTGACCGATGGCCTGAAAGCCGAACGTGAGCAGGGTATTACCATCGATGTCGCATACAAGTATTTCCAAACCGAGAAACGGAAGTTTATTATAGCCGATACGCCGGGCCATATCCAGTATACCCGCAACATGGTTACCGGAGCCTCCAACTCTAATCTGGCCATTATCCTGATCGACGCCCGCAAAGGTGTTATCGAACAAACTATCCGCCATTCATTCCTCGTGTCGCTTTTAGGCCTGCCACAGGTTGTAGTGGCTGTCAATAAAATGGATATGGTCGATTTTAGCCAGGAAGTTTTTGATAAGATCGTCGAGGACTATAAAAAGCTTGCCGCTAAAGTTGGACTGGAAAATGTAACCTACATCCCCGTAAGTGCGCTTAAAGGCGATAACATCGTACACGCGTCTGCCAGGATGCCATGGTTTAAAGGAAGCAGCTTGCTGGCTCACCTGGAAACTGTGGATATCCCGGTTGATACTGAAAGCGACCATGCCCGCTTCCCTGTACAATGGATCATCCGTCCGCAGACCGACGACCTGCACGACTATCGCGGCTATGCCGGCCGTGTTTCAAGCGGTTCGTTCAGGGTTGATGATAAAATAACCGTACTGCCGTCAGGATTCCATTCTACGATCAGCAAAATAGAATTATTGGATAAAGAACCGGAAACAGCACTGGCCGGTATGTCGGTCACGTTACATTTAAAGGATGAGATCGACATAAGTCGCGGTGATATCCTGGTAAGTTCGGCCAATCAGCCGATCGTCTCCCAACAAATTGAAGCCGATCTCTGCTGGATGGATACCAAAGCGTTAGATCCTACCCACACTTATTTTATACAGCATAACAGTAAAGTAACCCGGTGCCGAGTACGTGAAATATTATACAAAGTCAACATCAATACGCTGGAAAAGGAATTTGATGAAGATTTCAGACTGAACGACATAGGCCGTATTGTACTTAAAACCGCCGACCCGCTGGCGTTTGACCTGTTCCAGAATAATAAAGCTAATGGGGGCGCCATACTCATCGATAGCCGTACGAATGTTACCGTGGGCGCCTTGATGTTTCGAGCTAACGCGGACTGA
- a CDS encoding porin, with product MKIFYPKTILLIAFLLITGIAAKAQQNEDLLNILIKKGLITQTEADSIRSEQALRDQAKRDRDKQNEHNISIGSKALQISGLLQPRYQGFQQKGVNDAFDLHRARLDAKGNITDSWSYEIYVEFASSVKLIDGYTAYKFADFAKITAGQFKIPFSNENLVSDSQLEFIDRSQGVEALVGRSKDVIGNSNGRDIGLQLSGNFAKTDDRFLFDYGVGVFNGAGYNVSTDNNYHKDVSARLVFHPLKNLDFGGSWYRGQGIPTGGTKSQARNRYGFDGHYTLGLLSLNAEYIHGTDAAIQKDGWFVQAGYFVWPKKIQLAAKYDTFDPNKTTTTDRTYVYTGGVNFIFNRWTKLAVDYLFKHEETVSPIKNNVFEAQLQIAF from the coding sequence ATGAAAATCTTCTACCCCAAAACTATTCTGCTTATAGCATTCCTTCTTATTACCGGCATTGCGGCAAAAGCGCAGCAAAACGAGGATCTTTTGAATATCCTCATCAAAAAAGGCTTAATAACCCAAACTGAAGCTGATTCTATCCGCTCTGAACAGGCATTACGCGACCAGGCCAAACGCGACAGGGACAAACAGAACGAACATAATATTTCTATAGGCAGCAAGGCTCTGCAAATAAGCGGTTTATTGCAGCCGCGGTACCAGGGATTTCAGCAAAAAGGTGTAAACGATGCCTTCGACCTGCACCGCGCCCGCCTTGACGCTAAAGGCAATATTACCGATAGCTGGAGCTATGAAATATATGTCGAATTTGCATCATCAGTTAAACTGATCGACGGATATACAGCTTACAAGTTTGCCGACTTTGCAAAGATCACAGCGGGCCAGTTCAAAATCCCTTTTTCAAACGAGAACCTGGTCTCGGATAGTCAGCTCGAGTTTATCGACCGCTCCCAGGGCGTCGAAGCCTTGGTCGGCCGTTCGAAGGACGTTATTGGCAACTCCAATGGCCGCGATATTGGATTACAACTTAGCGGCAATTTTGCAAAGACAGACGACCGGTTCCTGTTCGATTATGGTGTTGGTGTATTTAACGGCGCAGGCTACAATGTGTCGACGGATAATAACTATCATAAAGATGTATCGGCACGGCTGGTGTTTCATCCGCTAAAAAACCTTGACTTTGGTGGAAGCTGGTACCGGGGGCAGGGTATCCCAACCGGTGGCACCAAATCGCAGGCGCGCAATCGTTACGGCTTTGACGGGCATTATACCCTGGGGCTGCTTTCGCTAAACGCAGAATATATCCACGGTACCGATGCTGCTATACAAAAGGACGGCTGGTTTGTACAGGCAGGCTACTTTGTATGGCCCAAAAAGATACAGCTGGCTGCAAAATATGACACATTCGACCCAAACAAGACGACCACAACCGACCGCACCTACGTTTACACCGGTGGCGTCAACTTCATATTTAACCGGTGGACCAAGTTAGCGGTCGATTATCTTTTCAAGCATGAAGAAACGGTCTCTCCAATTAAAAATAATGTATTCGAAGCACAATTACAGATCGCTTTCTGA
- a CDS encoding PstS family phosphate ABC transporter substrate-binding protein has translation MKKIFFRRQTILATIATIGIITTLSSFKKTEPKPVADDLKGTINISGAFALYPITVKWAQEFKKLHPNVVFNISAGGAGKGITDALSGLVDIGLASRDISPEEIKKGAYTIYVTKDAVVPTFNTGNPNATLLEAKGVKRNQFLDVFVSGKVTNWNQLGGKVSVPIHIYTRSDAAGAAETWAKYFGKKQEDLLGVGVYGDPGLAQAVKKDVTGIGYNNLAYLYDLKTRKQVAGVHALPIDVNGNGKIDENENFYDTIDHLTDAIADGRYPSPPARNLGFLFKGKPNKPELVAFVKYVLTDGQKFVDENGYIVLSKQKLAEELKKVN, from the coding sequence ATGAAAAAAATATTTTTCCGCAGGCAAACCATTCTCGCTACTATCGCGACAATCGGCATAATTACCACACTATCCTCTTTCAAAAAGACCGAGCCGAAGCCCGTAGCCGATGACCTGAAAGGTACCATCAATATATCAGGTGCTTTCGCCCTCTACCCTATTACCGTTAAATGGGCGCAGGAGTTTAAGAAACTCCATCCAAACGTGGTATTCAATATCTCGGCCGGGGGTGCAGGTAAAGGTATAACTGATGCTTTGTCCGGGCTGGTCGATATCGGCCTGGCTTCGCGCGATATCAGTCCCGAAGAAATTAAAAAAGGCGCCTATACCATTTATGTTACCAAGGATGCTGTGGTGCCCACCTTTAATACCGGCAATCCGAATGCTACACTACTGGAGGCGAAAGGTGTAAAACGCAACCAGTTTCTCGATGTATTTGTTAGCGGTAAGGTTACCAACTGGAACCAATTGGGCGGCAAAGTGTCTGTTCCTATCCACATTTATACCCGTTCCGACGCGGCAGGTGCAGCCGAGACCTGGGCCAAATATTTCGGCAAAAAGCAGGAAGATCTGCTTGGCGTAGGTGTTTATGGCGATCCGGGCCTGGCGCAGGCCGTTAAAAAAGATGTTACGGGCATCGGTTACAACAACCTGGCCTATTTATACGATTTGAAAACACGTAAACAGGTAGCCGGTGTGCATGCACTGCCCATAGACGTGAATGGCAATGGAAAAATAGACGAGAACGAGAATTTTTACGATACGATAGACCACCTAACTGACGCTATAGCCGATGGCAGGTACCCTTCGCCCCCGGCACGTAACCTCGGGTTTCTTTTCAAAGGGAAACCGAATAAGCCCGAACTGGTCGCCTTTGTAAAATATGTATTGACCGATGGTCAGAAGTTTGTCGACGAGAACGGCTACATCGTACTCTCAAAACAAAAACTGGCTGAAGAACTAAAAAAAGTGAATTAG
- the pstC gene encoding phosphate ABC transporter permease subunit PstC, with protein MQIRLLKDKIYSKLMLVLTVLSVSVVLVIGIGLYLKSGPVLDHSSWWTLLSSSQWKPLKGLFGFFPFVMGTLWVTAIAIIIALPLCLLTSFYITEYAPNRIRKILVPFVNLLSGIPPVIFGVWGVLFIIPLIQDHIAPHFVEFSTGYSVLAGGIVLAVMIFPLIVSIVCEVLNTIPRELKDASLALGATKWETIRKVSLRKAKTGIVAATVLAISRAFGETIAVLMVCGNNAVTPHSVFDPGYPLPALIANNYGEMLSIPMYDSALMFAALLLFIIIVLFNVVSRLIMARLERKLAL; from the coding sequence ATGCAAATACGCTTACTAAAAGATAAAATCTATTCCAAACTAATGCTGGTGTTAACGGTACTATCCGTTTCGGTAGTATTGGTCATTGGCATAGGCTTGTATCTCAAATCCGGTCCTGTCCTTGATCACTCGTCCTGGTGGACATTATTAAGCTCCAGTCAATGGAAACCGCTGAAAGGCCTGTTCGGCTTTTTCCCGTTCGTTATGGGTACCTTATGGGTTACTGCTATAGCCATTATCATTGCTTTGCCTTTGTGCCTGCTCACTTCTTTCTATATTACCGAATACGCACCAAACCGCATCCGTAAAATATTAGTACCGTTTGTAAACCTGCTGTCGGGCATACCGCCGGTTATATTCGGCGTGTGGGGCGTGTTATTCATCATTCCGTTGATCCAGGATCATATCGCGCCGCATTTTGTCGAATTTTCCACGGGTTACAGCGTGCTTGCGGGCGGTATCGTTTTAGCCGTGATGATATTCCCCCTTATCGTCAGTATCGTTTGCGAAGTACTTAACACCATCCCGCGCGAGTTGAAGGACGCCTCTTTGGCTTTAGGGGCCACTAAATGGGAAACAATCCGGAAGGTGTCGCTTCGCAAGGCGAAAACGGGGATTGTAGCAGCAACCGTATTGGCCATCTCCCGCGCTTTTGGCGAAACCATTGCTGTATTGATGGTTTGTGGGAATAACGCGGTAACGCCACATTCCGTGTTCGACCCTGGCTACCCGTTGCCTGCGCTTATCGCCAATAATTACGGCGAAATGCTGTCCATACCCATGTACGATTCAGCGCTGATGTTTGCAGCACTGTTACTATTTATCATCATCGTGCTTTTCAATGTTGTTTCAAGGCTCATTATGGCCCGGCTGGAAAGGAAACTGGCCCTATGA